One Candidatus Woesearchaeota archaeon genomic region harbors:
- a CDS encoding PEP/pyruvate-binding domain-containing protein — MESDVLWFRDVEKGVFPLLGEKSQALSILYANEFPVPHGFIVPAKFYNKFLEKTKIKDNIKILMQNVRSDDQEAVQARANEIQRLIVQTEMTADLKNMIIDAYKALDVDKSKAMDIIQAKARDTLVAVRSDPVPGYRGRKDAKGLHMHFLNIKGEKMLVRIIQACWASLYTAKAVAFRASHGLSQEFCSMSVIVQRMVPARKSGILLTTNPTNHFSAVVKACLGTMQGHEGKQAPLSTYVVNTQMMDITHEDIKRQDTRFVYDEDESRYDEEDIRLLPVKKPLENPEAVELARLGKKIEELFNAPQEIEWLYYNKFHLIDSKPIAGPGPEAPERAMPAAGTAEAEEALKPETVLDVVVEGPGEEQPGHEISREIAVPEEETAMIEQRAGQAVQNAEMLANEIKEKMERHEPIYIEGEPAEQRHEEVTVYLDEKSDEIVVQDRIETGEGVEEKKAVLDPHDLLRESTKTAITSAIPMIHNALETAIRQKENDYDTDFSELLARQDYHNRHELELIKKLHDDFLAEKELSMADVQHALRTAEEFISYLKEHKLI; from the coding sequence ATGGAGAGCGATGTTCTGTGGTTCAGGGATGTTGAAAAAGGGGTCTTCCCCCTGCTGGGGGAGAAGTCGCAGGCACTGTCCATACTGTATGCAAATGAATTTCCAGTGCCTCATGGCTTTATTGTGCCTGCAAAATTCTACAACAAATTCCTGGAAAAGACTAAAATCAAGGACAACATCAAGATTCTCATGCAGAATGTCCGTTCCGATGACCAGGAAGCAGTCCAGGCAAGGGCCAATGAAATACAGAGGCTGATTGTGCAGACAGAGATGACTGCAGACCTCAAGAACATGATAATTGATGCATACAAAGCCCTTGATGTGGACAAGAGCAAGGCCATGGATATAATCCAGGCAAAGGCAAGGGACACCCTGGTTGCTGTCAGGTCTGACCCAGTTCCCGGCTACAGGGGAAGGAAGGATGCAAAAGGCCTGCACATGCACTTCCTTAATATCAAGGGCGAGAAAATGCTTGTCAGGATCATTCAGGCGTGCTGGGCCTCGCTATACACTGCAAAAGCCGTGGCCTTCAGGGCAAGCCACGGCCTGAGCCAGGAATTCTGCTCAATGTCAGTCATTGTACAGAGGATGGTGCCTGCGCGAAAATCAGGGATTCTCCTGACAACCAATCCAACCAATCATTTTAGCGCTGTTGTCAAGGCATGCCTGGGCACAATGCAGGGGCACGAGGGCAAGCAGGCGCCCCTAAGCACTTATGTTGTAAATACGCAAATGATGGATATTACCCATGAGGACATCAAAAGGCAGGACACACGGTTTGTTTATGACGAGGATGAAAGCAGGTATGACGAGGAGGACATTCGGCTCCTGCCTGTGAAAAAGCCGCTTGAGAATCCAGAGGCTGTGGAGCTTGCCAGGCTGGGCAAGAAAATTGAGGAGCTGTTCAATGCGCCACAGGAAATCGAATGGCTGTATTATAATAAATTCCACCTGATTGACTCCAAGCCAATTGCCGGGCCTGGGCCAGAAGCTCCTGAAAGAGCAATGCCAGCTGCAGGAACAGCAGAAGCAGAGGAAGCCCTAAAGCCGGAAACAGTGCTGGATGTTGTTGTTGAAGGCCCTGGCGAGGAGCAGCCAGGCCATGAAATAAGCCGGGAAATCGCAGTGCCTGAGGAGGAAACTGCCATGATTGAGCAAAGGGCTGGCCAGGCAGTGCAGAACGCTGAAATGCTCGCCAATGAAATCAAGGAGAAGATGGAGAGGCATGAGCCCATCTACATTGAAGGCGAGCCAGCTGAGCAAAGGCACGAGGAAGTCACAGTCTACCTGGATGAGAAATCAGACGAGATTGTTGTGCAGGACAGGATTGAGACAGGCGAAGGCGTGGAAGAGAAGAAAGCTGTGCTCGATCCGCATGACTTATTGCGCGAATCCACAAAAACAGCAATTACCTCCGCAATCCCCATGATTCATAATGCGCTTGAAACTGCAATAAGGCAAAAGGAGAATGACTATGACACGGATTTCTCAGAATTGCTTGCAAGGCAGGACTACCATAACAGGCATGAGCTAGAGCTTATTAAGAAGCTGCACGACGATTTTCTCGCCGAGAAGGAATTGTCAATGGCAGATGTCCAGCATGCATTGAGGACTGCTGAGGAATTTATCAGCTATCTTAAGGAGCATAAGCTGATATGA
- the msrA gene encoding peptide-methionine (S)-S-oxide reductase MsrA, producing the protein MPTIKKKQANDGNHDKNYSLATFGAGCFWGVESEFRKIHGVIDAVSGYCGGAMKNPTYEDVCTDKTGHAEAVEVKFDPKIVSYAKLVEVFFSIHNPTTPNRQGLDMGTQYHSVIFYHNKSQKKTAEEIRARLGKSGKFRNPIVTSIEPAKPFYRAEEYHQRYLEKKGLDSCHI; encoded by the coding sequence ATGCCTACCATAAAAAAGAAACAAGCTAATGATGGAAACCACGACAAAAATTATAGCTTGGCAACTTTTGGCGCTGGCTGTTTTTGGGGCGTTGAATCAGAATTCAGGAAAATCCACGGCGTAATTGACGCTGTATCAGGCTATTGCGGCGGCGCCATGAAAAACCCGACATATGAGGATGTCTGCACGGACAAAACAGGGCATGCCGAGGCGGTTGAAGTAAAGTTTGACCCGAAAATTGTAAGCTATGCAAAGCTGGTTGAAGTATTTTTTTCCATCCACAACCCAACAACGCCGAACAGGCAGGGGCTGGACATGGGGACGCAATACCACTCGGTTATATTCTACCACAATAAATCGCAGAAAAAGACAGCCGAGGAAATCAGGGCGCGGCTGGGCAAATCCGGAAAGTTCAGGAATCCGATTGTGACTTCAATCGAACCGGCGAAGCCATTCTACCGCGCCGAGGAATACCACCAAAGGTATCTTGA
- a CDS encoding peptidyl-prolyl cis-trans isomerase, with amino-acid sequence MHATIETSMGTIKVKLDSAKAPLTVKNFADYATAGFYDGTIFHRVIPGFMVQGGGFTADGTQKETNPPIKNEAKNGLLNRRGTIAMARTNVIDSATSQFFINLADNGFLNYQNDNNYGYAVFGEVVEGMDVVDKIAGVATGSNGPYQDWPLDDVVIEKVTVE; translated from the coding sequence ATGCATGCAACAATTGAAACAAGCATGGGCACAATCAAGGTCAAGCTGGATTCAGCAAAGGCGCCATTGACTGTGAAAAATTTTGCAGATTATGCAACTGCGGGATTTTACGATGGGACAATATTCCACAGGGTCATTCCCGGATTTATGGTCCAGGGCGGCGGGTTCACTGCTGATGGCACGCAGAAGGAGACCAATCCACCGATCAAGAATGAAGCCAAGAATGGTCTCCTCAATAGGCGCGGCACAATTGCAATGGCCAGGACCAATGTGATTGATTCCGCGACCAGCCAGTTCTTTATCAACCTGGCTGACAATGGGTTCCTGAATTACCAGAATGACAATAACTATGGCTATGCTGTGTTTGGTGAAGTTGTTGAAGGGATGGATGTTGTTGACAAAATCGCAGGTGTTGCCACTGGCAGCAATGGGCCTTACCAGGATTGGCCATTGGATGATGTTGTTATTGAGAAGGTTACAGTGGAGTAA
- a CDS encoding SPFH domain-containing protein codes for MELWLIILTVFFVIYILSGIRIINQFEKAIIFTLGKFTSIREPGFNIIFLVIQKIVIVDMRVRTIDIDKQQVMTKDNVPVHVNGVVFFKVHKVDDAIIKVQDYEYALSQYAQTALRDVIGGMSLDTVLVERQKIGDEIRKIVDKETDQWGLDIQVIKLQDIEVPDDLKRIMSRQAAAEREKRANIIKSEGDREAAKNLAAAATTMSKSRGAMQLRTLQTLDGLGPTASNTVVMALPVEVYEFMQKLAKKRQ; via the coding sequence ATGGAGCTATGGCTTATTATTTTAACGGTATTCTTTGTAATCTACATCTTGTCAGGCATCAGGATCATAAACCAGTTCGAGAAGGCAATTATCTTTACACTCGGAAAATTCACAAGCATAAGGGAGCCGGGATTCAACATCATATTCCTGGTCATCCAGAAAATCGTAATCGTGGACATGCGCGTCAGGACGATAGACATTGACAAGCAGCAGGTGATGACCAAGGACAATGTTCCTGTTCATGTGAATGGCGTGGTTTTCTTCAAGGTGCATAAAGTGGATGACGCTATCATAAAGGTGCAGGACTATGAATACGCACTTTCGCAGTATGCGCAGACAGCATTAAGGGATGTCATTGGCGGGATGAGCCTTGACACCGTGCTTGTGGAAAGGCAGAAAATAGGCGATGAGATAAGGAAAATAGTTGACAAGGAAACAGACCAGTGGGGGCTTGACATCCAGGTAATCAAGTTGCAGGACATTGAAGTCCCCGATGACCTCAAGAGAATCATGAGCAGGCAGGCAGCTGCAGAAAGGGAAAAGCGGGCCAATATCATCAAGAGCGAAGGCGACAGGGAAGCAGCAAAAAATCTCGCAGCTGCAGCCACCACAATGTCCAAGTCCAGGGGCGCGATGCAGTTGAGAACTTTGCAGACCCTGGATGGCCTGGGGCCAACTGCAAGCAATACTGTGGTAATGGCATTGCCTGTTGAAGTCTATGAGTTTATGCAGAAACTGGCAAAAAAGAGGCAGTGA
- a CDS encoding glycoside hydrolase family 15 gives MVRLPRFMLKRVIVRNLKNLQYPSGLFAASKKNVSTGYNKAWLRDNIYETLGLEEINDTEGLRKTYAAMFDILLKHEYKIDFAISNKPEHSFQYIHARYDPIHLAEFHEEWGNKQNDAVGAFLFKVADLLGKGIMVIRDKNDIRILQKLTDYLASIEYWHDMDNGMWEENEEVHASSVGACVAGLKAISKYVDVPDSLIENGQEALNLLLPRESVTKETDMALLSLIYPYNIVDDVQRGQILANVEKHLVMERGVIRYIGDKYYSNGHEAEWTMGFPWLAKIYKDLGNEAKHRHYLNLTLSVVNGDNELPELYYGKSSQHNENSPLGWSHALALAAMG, from the coding sequence ATGGTAAGGCTGCCAAGATTCATGCTCAAGAGGGTTATTGTAAGGAATCTAAAGAACCTTCAGTATCCATCAGGCTTATTTGCGGCCTCAAAAAAAAATGTAAGCACAGGCTACAACAAGGCATGGCTGAGGGATAATATCTATGAGACTTTGGGCCTGGAAGAAATTAATGATACTGAGGGGCTCAGGAAAACCTATGCGGCCATGTTTGACATTCTCCTGAAGCACGAATACAAAATTGATTTTGCCATAAGCAACAAGCCAGAGCATTCTTTCCAGTATATCCATGCAAGATATGACCCAATTCACCTGGCCGAGTTCCATGAGGAGTGGGGCAACAAGCAAAATGATGCAGTTGGCGCTTTCTTGTTCAAGGTTGCAGACCTGCTCGGCAAAGGCATCATGGTCATCAGGGACAAGAATGACATAAGGATCCTGCAAAAGCTCACTGATTATCTTGCATCCATTGAGTATTGGCACGACATGGACAACGGGATGTGGGAAGAAAACGAGGAAGTGCATGCATCTTCAGTAGGCGCATGCGTTGCAGGGCTTAAGGCCATCTCCAAATATGTTGATGTTCCGGACTCGCTCATTGAAAACGGGCAGGAAGCCCTCAACCTTCTTTTGCCGCGGGAATCCGTGACAAAGGAAACTGATATGGCACTGCTTTCATTGATTTATCCTTATAATATTGTTGACGATGTGCAAAGGGGCCAGATTCTTGCAAATGTCGAGAAGCATCTTGTTATGGAAAGAGGGGTAATCAGGTACATCGGGGACAAGTATTACAGCAATGGGCACGAGGCTGAATGGACAATGGGATTTCCCTGGCTGGCTAAGATCTACAAGGACTTGGGCAATGAGGCAAAGCACAGGCATTATCTCAATCTCACACTTTCAGTTGTGAACGGCGATAATGAGCTGCCGGAATTGTACTATGGGAAATCCAGCCAGCACAATGAAAACTCCCCTTTGGGATGGAGCCATGCACTGGCATTGGCAGCCATGGGGTAA
- a CDS encoding HAD hydrolase-like protein, translated as MEIASSPVKSENWLMNSTILSSASHTYGPRLYIIDVVGTIADKERLIPQLEGNFDKAAVEYYTANGVSQKKAEAKLALGKKLRAKNRRDPSYEKMQDEVAAYSYEKGKIKLEIYDDAHTALKEMRESGAEIAIFSSGMDKSLQPAFKSVRLDGGKSLDDYVSKYFSSNQVGPKSRRETFERIPKDMGVEISDCVYIDDEAKVTDIASKANFRQVYQIQREETATHAGTNGEKHGAESHGTGHEEAHQHMHAGKGSHHSGYKTIKSLKEAVSKGHDNSDKSPHNGPNQESHGQSDHGEGGHDGATESTEAAHSDGGHH; from the coding sequence ATGGAAATCGCATCATCACCTGTAAAAAGCGAAAATTGGCTGATGAATTCAACCATACTCAGCTCGGCCTCTCACACTTATGGCCCGCGGCTGTACATAATCGATGTTGTTGGAACCATTGCGGACAAGGAAAGGCTTATACCGCAGCTTGAAGGCAATTTCGACAAGGCCGCAGTTGAATACTATACTGCAAATGGGGTTTCGCAGAAAAAAGCCGAGGCTAAATTGGCGTTGGGCAAGAAGCTGCGCGCAAAAAACAGGCGCGACCCGTCATATGAGAAAATGCAGGATGAGGTTGCTGCCTATTCCTATGAAAAAGGAAAGATAAAGCTTGAGATTTATGACGATGCGCACACTGCCTTAAAAGAAATGAGGGAGTCAGGCGCGGAAATTGCAATATTCAGCAGCGGCATGGACAAAAGCCTGCAGCCCGCCTTTAAGTCTGTGCGGCTGGACGGCGGAAAGTCGCTTGATGATTATGTTTCAAAATATTTCAGCTCAAACCAAGTGGGCCCCAAGTCCAGAAGGGAAACATTCGAGCGCATTCCGAAGGATATGGGAGTTGAAATTTCAGACTGTGTATACATTGACGATGAAGCAAAAGTTACAGACATTGCATCAAAGGCCAATTTCAGGCAGGTCTACCAAATACAGAGGGAGGAAACAGCCACTCATGCAGGCACCAATGGGGAAAAGCATGGCGCTGAAAGCCACGGCACAGGGCACGAAGAAGCCCATCAGCATATGCATGCAGGCAAAGGCAGTCATCATTCAGGATATAAGACAATCAAAAGCCTGAAGGAGGCCGTGTCTAAAGGGCATGATAATTCAGACAAATCCCCTCATAACGGGCCGAATCAGGAATCCCACGGGCAAAGCGATCATGGCGAAGGAGGCCACGATGGAGCAACAGAATCAACTGAAGCGGCACACAGTGACGGAGGCCATCACTAG
- a CDS encoding site-2 protease family protein, producing the protein MFTMGMQTNLAIAFLIGMLIFLWFKRKKIEFQRILFPIIYFILYRTKIGLPMMDRLAKKYPKTVRALSSWGIYFGFLGMAVITFELLSSLIKSLTQPDAAAPVALVLPIETGLKGIIAVPFMHWIISIFVIATVHEFSHGVVARLYGMKIKSSGFAFLSILVPIIPAAFVEPDDKEMSKKPKKQQLAVLAAGPFSNMILALIAFLIVSFAFVPAMERIVVYDGLKITDINANKEDSSVKYPAELTGMKSGEIITSIDGEGVVYTVNFTKVMDAKKPGEVVQIVTDGGIYYATLQPHPKNASKGYLGISGEQSYHVDTTLPVLYQKSFPGFIWLSELFMWLFILNLGIGLFNLVPIGPIDGGRMMLLAMVHYFGEKKGTLWWKRLSIGLLALILALIALAFIR; encoded by the coding sequence ATGTTCACAATGGGTATGCAGACAAACTTGGCAATTGCATTTCTGATTGGAATGCTTATTTTTCTCTGGTTCAAGAGAAAAAAGATAGAATTCCAGAGAATTTTATTCCCGATAATATATTTTATTCTCTACCGCACCAAGATCGGCCTGCCGATGATGGACAGGCTGGCGAAAAAATACCCCAAAACTGTGAGGGCATTGTCCAGCTGGGGGATTTATTTTGGCTTTCTCGGCATGGCTGTCATAACCTTTGAGCTGCTGAGCAGCCTTATCAAGTCCTTGACCCAGCCAGACGCGGCTGCGCCGGTCGCCCTGGTCCTCCCCATTGAGACTGGGCTGAAGGGGATAATTGCCGTTCCCTTTATGCACTGGATTATCTCAATTTTCGTGATTGCCACAGTGCATGAGTTTTCACATGGCGTGGTGGCCCGCCTTTATGGCATGAAGATAAAGTCAAGCGGGTTTGCATTCCTTTCAATCCTTGTGCCTATCATCCCTGCTGCATTTGTGGAGCCGGATGACAAGGAAATGTCAAAAAAGCCCAAAAAGCAGCAGCTTGCAGTATTGGCAGCCGGGCCGTTCAGCAACATGATACTTGCGCTCATCGCATTCCTGATTGTTTCATTTGCCTTTGTCCCGGCCATGGAAAGGATTGTTGTCTATGACGGGCTGAAGATTACTGACATCAATGCAAACAAGGAAGACAGCTCAGTGAAATACCCTGCAGAATTGACAGGGATGAAGAGCGGCGAGATTATAACTTCAATAGATGGGGAGGGAGTGGTCTACACTGTCAATTTTACAAAAGTGATGGATGCAAAAAAGCCAGGCGAAGTTGTCCAGATTGTTACTGACGGCGGCATTTATTATGCCACCCTGCAGCCGCACCCCAAGAATGCTTCAAAAGGCTATCTCGGCATTTCAGGGGAGCAGAGCTATCATGTTGATACCACACTTCCGGTATTGTACCAAAAAAGCTTTCCGGGATTCATTTGGCTTTCAGAGCTATTCATGTGGCTCTTTATACTGAATCTCGGCATAGGCCTGTTCAATTTGGTCCCGATTGGGCCAATTGACGGCGGCAGGATGATGCTGCTTGCCATGGTGCATTATTTCGGCGAGAAAAAAGGCACGCTGTGGTGGAAAAGGCTGAGCATTGGCCTGCTGGCATTGATTCTTGCGCTCATAGCTTTGGCGTTTATCAGATGA
- a CDS encoding translation initiation factor IF-5A yields MTGATKLVGINELQKGNYIVIDGAACKVVDIQVSRPGKHGHAKIRLTGVGLFDDKKRVIVAPGHENVEVPVVEKKNAQILSVQGDVANVMDMESYETFDMKIPEELKGAAVDGAQVVYWIVLAEKVMKQVKAE; encoded by the coding sequence ATGACTGGTGCAACCAAATTAGTTGGAATAAACGAGCTTCAGAAAGGAAATTATATTGTCATTGATGGCGCTGCATGCAAGGTTGTGGATATCCAGGTCAGCAGGCCTGGAAAGCATGGCCATGCAAAAATCAGGCTGACAGGAGTCGGCCTTTTTGACGACAAGAAAAGGGTCATTGTCGCGCCGGGCCACGAAAATGTGGAAGTGCCGGTGGTTGAGAAGAAGAATGCCCAGATATTGTCAGTCCAGGGTGACGTGGCAAATGTCATGGACATGGAAAGCTATGAAACCTTTGACATGAAAATCCCTGAAGAGCTTAAAGGCGCGGCAGTTGACGGCGCACAGGTTGTTTACTGGATAGTACTGGCTGAAAAGGTCATGAAGCAGGTCAAGGCGGAATAA
- a CDS encoding class I SAM-dependent methyltransferase, with protein sequence MKKVKQIGQEWDRVYQAFHSNRPTRKSVWNEKPTPFFGRFLEFLKHEGVRTVFDAGCGDGRNLGPFLDAGFAVIGMDASRAALEACKKHYGGDPKLRLVHGDLAGAKLGTSVDAVMCDHVLTHVKNISAAMNSFYRVLKPGGFALLEFTSPRDTTYGTGKRISKNEFLQEGVYLRYDALEDVYRHMKRFKILCITSESKTDPPHGPGYIRKKRHRHHSYFVLAKK encoded by the coding sequence ATGAAAAAAGTAAAGCAGATTGGCCAGGAATGGGACAGAGTCTACCAGGCATTCCACAGCAACAGGCCCACAAGGAAATCTGTCTGGAATGAAAAGCCCACTCCATTTTTCGGGCGATTTCTGGAATTCCTGAAACACGAGGGCGTCAGGACTGTTTTCGACGCTGGCTGCGGTGATGGTAGAAACCTTGGCCCGTTTCTTGATGCTGGTTTTGCAGTTATAGGAATGGATGCCTCTCGGGCTGCGCTGGAAGCCTGCAAAAAACACTATGGTGGCGACCCCAAGTTAAGGCTTGTTCACGGCGACCTGGCCGGGGCAAAGCTGGGAACAAGTGTTGATGCTGTGATGTGCGACCATGTTTTAACGCATGTGAAAAACATCTCAGCTGCGATGAACTCCTTTTACAGGGTATTGAAGCCGGGAGGATTTGCCCTGCTTGAATTCACATCGCCAAGGGACACAACTTATGGGACTGGAAAAAGGATTTCTAAGAATGAATTTTTGCAGGAAGGGGTGTATTTGCGCTATGATGCGCTTGAGGATGTGTACAGGCACATGAAGAGATTCAAAATTCTGTGCATAACTTCAGAAAGCAAGACTGACCCGCCTCACGGACCTGGTTACATCAGAAAAAAAAGGCACAGGCACCATTCATATTTTGTGCTGGCAAAGAAATAA
- the rpl40e gene encoding 50S ribosomal protein L40e (contains a zinc-finger motif), which yields MVKFPEAQARIYRNVFVCRRCKLKLRSPNMKILAGKVKCKKCGGRALRPVRLK from the coding sequence TTGGTCAAATTTCCCGAAGCACAAGCAAGGATTTACAGGAATGTTTTTGTATGCCGCAGATGCAAGCTTAAGCTCAGGTCACCCAACATGAAGATTCTGGCTGGGAAGGTTAAGTGCAAAAAGTGCGGCGGCAGGGCATTGAGGCCTGTCAGGCTGAAATAG